From a single Bemisia tabaci chromosome 10, PGI_BMITA_v3 genomic region:
- the LOC109031872 gene encoding uncharacterized protein, whose protein sequence is MPLNVVKLLGFSVVFLVIFGEIENHVSSPNRWDKRTSPRSPFSGRNPSFSGRPDRSPSPTRGDPFASPRRKNGGDGPLRIGVTLNQGIFKCRWTWGKMTSDAMAEEKFKKFMVDFNKNYGSTDEKWKRLKIFQTNLEIIDQWNREQGTKRDGSPNKAFGITEFADLTQEEFAEKYLMKPGRINEGFNIEKLKDLVKVEESETDEGEADKSKSNGRNSPRKARSRENTKAKWSFKKPESDDQGLAPRMVGSSSGSSSGPPPSYFSWSDESYYPPVQHQGNCGACSEMSLQSVLAILYSKRKGASKPLSTQQLLDCVENNSCEVGATYQMLLETYMLKDGVFLAQERDYPYRAVTQECLHRNVRLRGIVKVLQMVHSRSENEIINNVRRTPFVVSLVGQYLQFYTGPDVIVNCPNDERPTHGGALVGYGIHDDVPYYLIRNSWGSNYGIKNGHVMIKRGTCCTHLCTLGFQIRTKTAADVS, encoded by the exons ATGCCGCTTAACGTGGTTAAATTACTGGGTTTTTCAGTCGTTTTTCTTGTGATTTTCGGTGAGATCGAGAATCATGTGTCATCCCCGAATCGCTGGGACAAGCGAACTTCGCCGCGTTCCCCTTTTTCGGGGCGAAATCCCTCTTTTTCCGGACGCCCGGACCGGTCTCCTAGCCCTACGAGAGGGGATCCCTTTGCGAGCCCAAGGCGGAAAAATGGGGGAGATGGTCCCCTGCGGATCGGGGTGACTCTCAACCAAGGCATATTCAAGTGCAGGTGGACGTGGGGGAAAATGACATCCGACGCGATG GccgaggaaaaattcaaaaaattcatggTTGATTTCAATAAGAATTATGGGAGTACAGACGAAAAATGGAAGAggcttaaaattttccagacaAATTTGGAAATAATTGACCAATGGAACCGTGAACAGGGAACTAAAAGAGATGGCTCCCCGAATAAAGCATTTGGAATTACCGAATTTGCCGATTTGACAC AAGAAGAGTTTGCCGAGAAATACTTGATGAAACCCGGGAGAATCAATGAAGGTTTCAATATCGAAAAACTCAAGGACCTCGTAAAAGTAGAGGAAAGCGAAACTGATGAAGGCGAGGCTGATAAAAGCAAGTCGAATGGTAGAAATTCCCCAAGAAAAGCTCGGAGCAGAGAAAATACCAAAGCCAAATGGTCGTTTAAAAAACCTGAATCCGACGATCAAGGACTAGCTCCTCGAATGGTTGGCAGCAGTTCTGGTTCAAGCTCTGGGCCTCCTCCTTCTTACTTCAGCTGGAGCGATGAAAGTTACTACCCTCCTGTCCAACACCAG GGAAATTGTGGCGCATGCTCTGAGATGTCTTTGCAGTCAGTTTTGGCAATTTTGTACTCCAAAAGGAAGGGAGCATCAAAGCCTCTCTCGACGCAAC AACTTCTGGACTGTGTCGAAAATAATTCTTGCGAAGTTGGCGCTACATACCAAATGCTGTTGGAGACCTACATGTTGAAAGATGGCGTTTTTTTGGCTCAAGAGAGGGATTACCCTTACAGAGCAGTAACTCAGGAATGTCTACATCGTAATGTTCGGCTACGAGGAATCGTGAAAGTCCTACAAATGGTACACTCCAGAAGCGAGAACGAAATAATCAATAATGTGCGAAGAACCCCATTCGTTGTGTCATTAGTGGGTCAATATCTACAG ttttatacAGGCCCGGATGTCATCGTAAACTGTCCCAATGATGAGAGACCAACTCATGGTGGAGCCCTCGTCGGCTATGGAATAC aCGATGATGTCCCATACTACCTTATACGGAATAGCTGGGGTAGTAATTATGGCATTAAAAAC GGTCACGTCATGATCAAGAGGGGCACGTGTTGCACTCACTTGTGCACACTCGGATTCCAAATACGCACAAAAACCGCTGCAGATGTTTCATGA